DNA from Leptolyngbya iicbica LK:
AGCGCCCAGGTAGGCTTTCATCACCTGGTCATCCTGCTGCATTTCTTTACCAGTGCCGGATTGTACCACTCGCCCAGTTTCCAGCAAATAGGCGCGATCGGCGACCGCCAAGGCCAAGCTGGCCATCTGATCTACTAGCAGAATGGTCATGCCCTCATCCCGCAGTTCCGCCAGGGTGGCGAAGAGGTCGGTGACGAGCTTGGGGGCCAGCCCCAGAGAGGGTTCATCCAGCAGTAGCAGTTGAGGCCCCAGCACCAGGGCGCGCACTGTTTGCACCGCTGATTCGGCAAATTCAAAGTGAGAACGGACGATCGCGGCACCGGCTGCCGGGGCTCCAACCACCGTTGTATTAAGAACTGACACGCCAGTGGCCACTTTAACCATTCTCCTGCGATCGCTGGCAAGTAGACGAAAGGTAGTGTCACGCGGCGTATATTCCCCGCCCAGGTTGGCATTGAGGAACGAGCCCCGAACCGCTTAACGGCTTGTGTCGTTGGGGTACCTGACCGCTTGAGTTATCTCGGCGTTATGTTTAGTCGTCGGGTAGGCGGAAGATATCGGCAAAGACGGACTTTTTGCTGGCGCGGCGATCGCGGGCAGGCGAGTCGTACACCACCATCAACCCGTTTTCATAATTTAGGCAGGGCATCAGCGTGAGCCCTTCGGCGTGGTCGGAGCCAATAGTGAACGGGAGGTCGAAAAGGACGTGGAGCTTGCCAGACTCCTGGCTCCAAATCGTATCGTTGCTGTGGTCGAGGGCGTCTTCAAACCGGAACATCTGCATGGCGCCTTCGAGGTCCATGGTGGGGCCTGCGAGTACCAGCAGGTCGCCGTCGTGCAGACACAGCTCGCGAATGCCCTGGCCATTCAAATCGAGGAAGTGTTTGCGATAGGGCTTACCATCGTCCAGTTCCTTGAGGGTCAGGGTGCCGGGATCGGTTTCCTCCACTTCGATTTCGAGGATGATGGCCCAGCCCCGCAGCACGGGTCCGCGTAGTCCTAAGAAAATGCGATCGCCGCTCACCGCAATTCCTTCAATATCCAAACCATTATCTTTGGACGGCAGGTTGATGCTGAGCACGGGGCCGAGATGTTCATCATCGGCGAGCGCTTCCATCAAGACGTTATGGCCCTCCACTTTGCGGAGGCTGGCCGCTGTTAGGGTGCGGGCTTCGTCTCCATCATCCCTGGCATAGGTCGGCACGATTTCACCATTGAGCACGGGCAGTCGAGCCAACAGCGATCGGTTAGGGTCGCGATCGATATCGGCGAGCCGTTCAATATCTTTTTGGGGCTTGTCGCCTTCTGGCTTGTCTCGTTTGAGACTGTGGGAACCCACCACCCACAGATAACCGTCGGCATAGTCGAGCCCTTCAATGTCGATTTCAGAATCGTGGTCAAACAGCTCGATGAAGTCTTTCAGGTGAACGGTTTGATGATCGCCAAACACGCCGTCCCCCATGGGGGTCAACCGTTCCAGTGTGATGAATTCATCGGACCCCAGCCAGAGATGACCGTCGGGGGTGCGAGCAACGGCGGACAGTTCTTCTAGCAGATCGTCGGACTTGCTTTGAAATTTGAGCAGGGCGCGGCTGAGGAGAAAGGCGTTGGGCATGGTTTTGGATGGATAAGTTGGCAGGGTGGTTTGGCCGGGCAATTTTCACGCCCCTCTCTAACTCGCCACGGCGGGTTGTTCGACCGGGAAGTTCGATGACTTCCAAGCGCTCCAGGAACCGGGAATGTTGATCACCGACGCAAAGCCGTGCCGTTGCAGTAGGCTCGCGGCAATGGAGGCACGATAGCCGCTACCGCAATAGGTCGCTACCGTTTGGGTGGGGTCGAGATGCGACAGGTTTTCGGCTAAATGGGGCAAGTAAATATGCCGAGCACCGGGCACAGCCCCACTCAGATATTCCTGGTCACTGCGCACGTCCAGAATGGTGAAATCGTCCTGTTCGAGGTGCTCGTGGAGTTCCTGCACGGGCATTTGGGTGATGCGCTGCAGGGGCAGTCCGGCGGTTTGCCAACTGGTCATGCCGCCATGAAGGTAGCCCAAAATGTTGTCGTAGCCAATGCGGAACAGGTGTTCGCTCACCTGGCGTAAGGCGTCTGGCCCTTCGGTAATTAGTAGAAGAGACTGATCGGGGTCAATCATCCAGCCCACCCAGGAGGGAAAGGCGGATCCCAGACCGATATTGATGGCTCCGGGAAGGTGACCGCCGCCAAAAGCCAGCAGCGATCGCGTGTCAATCACCAGGGTATCCGCCGCATCCATCTGGCGTTGAAAGGCTTCGACTGAGAGGGATTGGGGCGTCTGAAGACAGCCTTGCAAGGGGGCTCCGGCAGCGTTCACTTGTTTCAGCCGGACATAGTGGCGGGGCGGCTCGGGCATATCGCTAAGCAACCACTCCACAAATTCGTCGGGGCTGCGGTCTTGAAACGCCGGGTTAAAGAGGCGCTCGTTTCCGATGGTGCTCTGGGTGCGATCGCCGATGGACTTACCACAGGCGGATCCGGCACCGTGACAGGGATAGATTTCGAGGCGATCGCCCAGCGGAATCAGTTGCTCAAACAGTGATGCGTAAAGCTGACGCGCCAGGGGCTTCTTCGTATCTTCGCCTAGCAGATCGGGCCGACCGACATCCAGATTAAAGACAAAATCGCCGGTAAAAATGGCGAAGGGCTGCTCCCCCTGCTTTGTATCCGACAGCAGCAGACTGATGTGTTCGGGGGTATGACCGGGTGTGTGGAGGGCTTCGAGGGTGATGTTGCCCAGGGTGATGGTGTCACCGGAGGTCAGCGGCTGATAGTCAAACTGGTAGTCGTCGCTGCGACCGCCCAAAACGGGGATATCCAGGCTGGCCTGCAGCTCCCGCGCGCCCGAGACAAAGTCGGCATGGATGTGGGTTTCGATCGCGTGGGTCAGCCGCAGTCCGAGCTGCCTGGCCCGGTGCAAATAGACCTCAATATCCCGGCGCGGATCGATGACGGCGGCGACTCCGGCGGCATCATCGCCGACGATGTAGGAGAGTTGGGCTAAACCGGGAGATTTAATTTGCTCTAAAACGAGACTCATCGTTGATTCCTTGTCGTTACTTTTGGCATCAGCGTGGGGGGTAATCATTTGTGGGTCTCAGGCTGCGACCCTGAGACCTCACCGCCTGCGGCACCTCTCCTTGCCAAGGAGAGGTTTATTTACGGGCTGATGCAAGATTTCTCTACGGGCTGATGCAAGATTTCTCACGCATTTGGCAGAGCTTCCGGTCCCTCTCCTTACGAAGGAGAGGCTAGGTGAGGTTCTCCAGCCCTTAAAACTGCCAAACCCTTACAAAAATACTGGCGGTCTTGGGAAAGGCTGAGCTTTCAGGTGACCGAGTGGGGCAGGCGATCGCTACAGCTAGCGATCGCCCGATTTTTTACCGATTAGCCAAGGACAGCTAAGCTGCCAGCAGCGGCGGCACAAATGCCCGAAACCGTCGCGGTGCCAAAGATCCACCAGGCGGCAGAAGCTGCTGTCTTGCGGGTATCTTCGACCTGTTGCTGGGCCTCGTGCTTCAGCTCTACCAGGCGATTTTCTACCGCTTGCTCTAGCTGCTCAGCTTTGCGCAGAGCGGTGTCGCGTACTTCTTCCACCTGGGCAATGACGTGGTTCGCATCGGCCTCGGAAATCGAGTCGTGGGAACTCATCAGCGCCACGAGGGTGCCGCGATCGACCTGATTCAGCCGCACCCGCAGCGATTCCAACCCGGCTTGCGGATCATCCATCAGCTGTTGCAGGTCATGGCGAATGCCGTAGTAGTTCAGCTCGGGGCGTCCCAGGGAATTCAGATAGGTCCGCACGCGAGCCAGAATGCTGCGCACGATGGATTTGATGCGCTCTTGCACGTTGCGGATCTGAGCCACGATTTGATTACGCACTTCCAGCACGCGATCGACGGCAGCGGCGGCTTCTTCGCGAGTCATGTCATCGCGCTGAGCCAGCAGCGCCACGACGGTGTCGCGGTCAATCATCGATAGCCGAGTTTGCAAGTGATCGGCTCCTAGACGCGGATCATCCAGCAACAGCTTGAGATCGCGCTTGATGCCAGCCGGATTGAGAGCGGCTTTGTCAGTGTTGCGCAGATAGTCTTCCAGTGCGGCTTCGAAGGAGACCACCTGAGCTTGTACCCGGCGAGCGGCCCGTTGGGGCATCCGCAGCAGGTCGCGAATGGTCGCCAAAATGTCGTCAATGATTTGATTGACTTCAGCTTCGGTGAGGTCGTCGCGCTGACTGAGCAACTGCACGAGCGTGTCGCGATCCATCTCAGAGAGGCGGTGACGCATGGCCTGTAGACCCGATTGTGGGTCATTCATCATGAGCTGAAGGTCGCGACGAATGCCGTCAGGGTTGAGTTCAGGCTTACCCGTTTCGCGCAGATAATTCGCGATCGCGCTGGTGGCTTCGTCATACTTCGCTCGGGCCTGGGCCGTCAATGCCGCTGGCGCATTAATGGATTGATACCAGGTCTTTTCAACCTCGTCGATGGTGCGGTTGATCTCAGCTTCCGACAAATCTTGCCGCTGGTTGAGCAACTGTACCAGGGTGTCGCGATCGAACTGGGCAAACCGCTGGCGGAGGCGATGAATCCCGGCATCGGGCTCATGCAGCAGCGTCTGCAAATCGGCCTTGATGCCGTCGGGATTCAGCTCTGCTTTGTTCGTGTTCTCCAGATAGTGGCGCAGCGATTGCCATTGATTATCCACTCGCGCTTTGGCCGCCGATTGCACACCTTCAGCATCGGCACGAATTTTGTTCATCTCGTTTTCGAAGTGGCTGGCGAGGCGCTGCACCTCTTCGGTCGAGAGATCATTACGGTTGTTGAGAGCCTGAGCAAAGGCTTCATACCCAAAGGGGGCAAAGCGATCGCGATAGTCCTCCGCGTCCGCGTAGGGATCTTCAACCAGGCTGTGGAAGGCCTGAGTGCCCATGTCAGACAGCAGTTCGCTGCGGGGCGTACGACCCAAAAAGGTGTAGAGCTGCACTTGCAGATCTTTGGCAGCTTCCAAACGATACCGCTCAGATACTTCGCCCAAGGCTTGACGCCGCACCGATTCCAGCAGATCGGCTGTGTGGGCGATTTCGGCTTTAGTTAATAGATTCCGAGAATCCAAAATATCGGCAAAGTAGGTCCGATCCAGATCCATGAGTTCTTGCCGCATCAATCCCGGATCGGCAAACGGGTCGTAGATGACATCCCAAAATTCGCTTTTGAGCTGTCTGGCGTTGAGCTGCCAGGGATAGGCGTTGAGCAAGTACGTTTCCACGTCGGCTTTGACCACGCTGTAGCGATCGCTGCCACTGACTTTACTGGACAACGTATCGACTTGACTGCCGAGCTGATTTTGGGCTTGCTTGAGCCGCTGGGCGACCTTTTCCACGTCTAGATCTGACAAATCTACCCGTCCCATGAGCACCGCCATCAGGGTACTCAGCCCCTGGCCGAGAGGACCGCCGCCCTGCTGGGTCTTGCGCTGCTCGCGATATTCCGCCAGCAGTTCATCCAGGCGGTTACCCAATTCTTCTGATACCAGCTCTTGGGGATTCGCCGACTTCAGGTAATCCACTAGCTCCGCAACAGAGTCGTTGCTGGAACCGCTACCCAAGGTCTTGCGCCAGGTGCTGTAGAGACGTTGGGCAATGCGATCGGCTTCTTTGCGAGACAGGTCGGTGCGGCTGCTTACAAGCTTGCCAAAGGTGTCAGGACCAAGCTGTTCTAAGGTTTCGCGATCGGCGATCGCGGTCAAATTTGACTCTTGAATCAGGCGCTCAAACTCCGCTTCGAGTCCAGCCGTATCGATAGTTGGCGAACTGAGGTTTGTCAGGTAGTCCTGGATGGTTTCCTTCAGGTCTTCGCCATCCCACCCTGCTGTGAGTTCCTTGCGCACAGCGGCCGCGGTCGCTTCGGCGGTTTGCACTACCTGATTGCTGGCGGCTTTGGCCCCAATCGCTCCCGTCGCTGCACTCACCAACGATTGAAAGCTGGAGGTGGCCGTTTTCACCACCGACCCAATCAGTGACCCCACCGTGGTGGAGCTAAACCAAAACATCAGGCAAAAGTAGGTACCCCAGACTACGAGTCCGGTGATGGCCCCCAGCAACAAGCTGTTGTACAGGCTCAACTTGACCGCTAAGTAGCAGGCACAGAACAGCGCCAAGCTGACCGTCACCAAGGTCCACAGGCCAAACGCCGTACCAATTTTCTTGCCGCCACTGCCTGACTGATTCGAAGTGGAGCTAGAAGATGAATGGCCGAGATATGAAATGCCTGCGGCCACTGATAAATTCGTCAGCAACAGATGGAAGCCAAAGGTCAAAATAATGCCAGATAGCAAGGCAATAAAAAATTGCGGCCCTGAGAAAATCAGAGCAGCTTCTTCAGGCGTGTCAACCCCTGGACCAGATAGTTGGCCCAGTAAACTTAGTTGGCCTAATAAACTTAGGCTGCCAGTGAAATGGCTAGCAAGATATTCAATCATTATGGTTTTCCTTTCTAAAAAATCAACGGCCCAAGGAGTTTGATGTGAGACGAGCGATCGCCGCCTCATGGCGACCTGAAGCTCTAGTCACTTAAATTGATGAAGTTCCTATTGCCGCTCCTGAAAAGCTGACTACTCAGTGACATTTGCACCCCAACCCAGTTCAGGAGAACAGCACTAACAGCATGACGATGACAACCAGAATCTATGCTGCTTGAGATGCCAATCTAATTATTTCAATTCCGCTATTCGACTCCATTTAATAGGGTTTTCGCCTACAAGACATCTAGCGTGAGGAATACCCTAAAAGAAAGATTTTATTTTTATCTCAGTGTGAATATATTTCACAAGTAGCTATTTTTCGATTGCGTATTATTGGAAATTTTGTTTGCCAGAAATCCTAATCATCTAAAACCAAAATTCCCATAGGAATAGCAGTTATTACGAATAAGAGTAAACTCTCTCGCTAGATAGATTTTTTAAAGAGGGTGTCTGCGAAACAGCATTGAATCAGAGCTAAAACCATCTACTTGATTGCCTCTGCCCTGCTCTCAAATTCAGGCGGTAATTTGTTTGGGAGAGCTGTACATCTCGCCCAGACAAAAGCCAGACACACTATCAATGTCTCCCCGCCAAAGCGTACTGCCCAGCGACGGCATCCCTTTTCCTTCAGAAGGGTAAAGCTTAGCGTCTCGTAGATGGATGAATCGAGGAAAAGTAGCTTTTTCAGCCGTGCTTTTGATGATGGGTTCTTTGAGCTCGGTCAAAAAGTCTTCTAGCAAAGACTTCATCTCGTCGTCGGCCTTAGTTTCACGAATGCCTTGCGTCAGTTGTTCAAAATAAGCTTCTTGACTGATGACGAACCCTGTAACTAAAAGACCGTCTAGGTTCAAGGTGATACCCAACTCAATGCTGGTTTTTTCAGGAACGAGAGCCAGGGCCTGAAGCAAGCGATCGCTTTCTAGTGGAGCCCGAGCTGCTCGACTTTTCATCGATTCTGAGACTGCTGATGAAGCCATTGTGATGCTATCTTCCTAACAACAAAAGCACAGAACTGCAGCCCCCAATATTTACGCTCATCGGAGTCCGCCATAACTACTGAGGAATGAGTAGAACTGCGCTGGGTGCATTGTGCACAACGTGATTGCTGACACTGCCAAGGAGAAACTCTTCGATCCCTGAGCGGTCATGGCGGCCTACCACGATCAAATCAGCCTCAATATTTTTTGCGGCTTCACAAATGCGATCGCCTGCTTGACCGACCTGCACATCAGTACTCACGTGGCGAATGTCAGCCGCTTCGGCCTTTCGCTGAAACTGCCCGAGCCAATCCTGCGCGATCTGCAATTCTTCCTGCGCGACGACATCGGCGGCTGGAGCAGTGATGGGAGCGCTGGTCGTCGGCACCATCGTGCTAGGCCAAGGATACGCAACACCAGATGAACCGATGCCACTCCCGGCGACGGCATCATTTTGACGGGCAATACAGTGCAGCACCATCAACTGGGCATTGTACTTTTTGGCGATATCCAGCCCTGCCGCAAAAACATCATCAGCTCGGGGGGTGCGATCGAGCGCAAGTAAAATTTGGTTGAAAGACATCCTTCGGTTCTCCTCGCTTGAGTCATCAATAGGCTCAGCATTGAGAACTAACGTCCTTCATGGGCACGCGATTGCATGTTGGCCTCGCGATTTTGGTCGTGCTGCCGTTCATGAGTCATGCCTTCCCGCGCTGACTCTTCTACACCATCTCTAGAAGGCATGGCGGTTTCGGCTTTCGAGCGGCTTTCCATGGTGGCTTCGCGCTGTTGTTGATGCTGGCGCTCAGTCGTCGCCGATTCACGGGCTTGTTTATCAATATCCATAACTTGTCCTTAAAATTATTCGGCAAATTAGCGTCCTGATTTTGTTATAGAAAATCCAGGTCAAAGTTTCGTCCGGCGTTGGGTCGATCTTGGTGACATGGCCGTCAACCGTTTGGAGTATTGGGAGGTGAAATTGCCGTTGCCTTAGCATTGCCTGGAAACTAGCCCTCAACTAGCCCTCATTGATCACTCTAGGTACCCAGTCCCTCCCGGAAACCCCAATTGCTTAGGACAATTGGATCTCGGGCTGTCGCACTTCGGCCCCAGGACACGGCAACCATCACATTACTTGAGGCATGGCATTATCGAGTCGCGGCTGGCGTCGGTTTAGCCTCCAGGCAATTCACCGCCGGACCGTGCAAGATCTTGCCGTCGGGGTCAAAGCGGGAGCCATGACAGGGACAATCCCAGCTTCTTTCGGCGGCATTCCAATCGACGATGCAGCCCAGATGAGGGCATACTGCCGAGACTTGGTGGAGTTTGCCATGTTCGTCACGATGGGCCGCGACCTTTTTGCCACCCGCCGTGACCAGGCGTCCTTCTCCCGGCTTCACCTTCTCGGGACTGTCAAACAGGCCCTTAAAGCGATCGCCGAACCAGCGGGTGCCGACATCCAGATTGTTTTTGATGGAAGCTTGAGAGACAAAAGGCGTGGGCCGAGTTGATTCGTACAGCTTGGCCCAGGGATTGTCGCGTCCCAACACGCGATCGGCCAAAATCATCGCCGCTACGTTGGAGTTGCTCATGCCCCACAGACTAAAGCCCGTCGCCACAAAGGTGTGCTGATTGAGTGGGGTCAACGGGCCGATGTAGGGCAAGCCGTCAAACGAAACAAAGTCCTGACTCGACCAGTAATAGTCCACAGATTCAATGCCAAAGAGCGATTTGGCATCAGCGGCTAGTCGTTCAAACCGTTCTTCGGTATCGTCGGCTTCTCCCACTTTGTGACCTTCACCCCCAATCAGGAGCAAGGTACCGCCGTCATCCGTGGGCGTGGTGCGAATGGAGCGATACGTTTCGCCAGTGCCAATAAACATGCCGTCGGGGGCGATCGCCGGATCAATGCGTGCCCCAATCAAGTAGGAGCGCTTCGGAAAGGTCTTGGCGAAATACAGCCCCTGGTCAAGGATGGGCAAATTGGTGGTGACGATGACGTCGGTGGCGGTCACCGTCGCTCCCGACTCAGTCTGCACCCGGCACGGATCCTCACCATCAACGTTGCGGACGCGGCTGTGCTCAAAAACGTAACTGCCGTCGCCGTGAATCTTGTCCGCCAGACACAAGATGTATTTGCGGGGATGGAACTGGGCCTGATGGCTAAATTTCACTGCGCCTCGCACCGCGAAAGGCAATGGCGTCTCGGTGACATAGGTGGCCGGTAGTCCCAAGTCGAAAGCCGCCTCGGCTTCCGCCTCGACCTGTTCCAGCATCTCGGCATCGGTGGCAAACGTATAGGCATCCTGGGGCTCAAAGTCACAATCAATGTGCTCATCGCGCACCAAAGCGGCCACCTGCTCGATCGCCGCTTGGTTGGATGCGCCATAGGCACTTGCCTGTTCACGCCCTAGCGAATTCATGAGGCTGGCGTATTTCAACTGGTGGAGCGAGGTGAGCTTAGCGGTCGTGTGTCCAGAGACGCCTTCCGCGACGCGATCGGCCTCTAAAACGGCGACTGTTTTGCCCGCTTGCTTGAGCAGCATTGCCGTCGTGATGCCCGCCAGCCCAGCGCCGACGATCGCCACATCGACTGACAAGTCCTCGACGATGGGCGGATAGCTCGATTGCAAAGTGGAGGCAATCCAAAATGATTGATGTTCTTTGAGAGATGCCGATTGAGACATGGAAAGGGAAACCTCAGTGATAAGCCTTAATTTCATAAAGCTTGAACGACGGCAATCAGACA
Protein-coding regions in this window:
- a CDS encoding DUF3616 domain-containing protein, translated to MPNAFLLSRALLKFQSKSDDLLEELSAVARTPDGHLWLGSDEFITLERLTPMGDGVFGDHQTVHLKDFIELFDHDSEIDIEGLDYADGYLWVVGSHSLKRDKPEGDKPQKDIERLADIDRDPNRSLLARLPVLNGEIVPTYARDDGDEARTLTAASLRKVEGHNVLMEALADDEHLGPVLSINLPSKDNGLDIEGIAVSGDRIFLGLRGPVLRGWAIILEIEVEETDPGTLTLKELDDGKPYRKHFLDLNGQGIRELCLHDGDLLVLAGPTMDLEGAMQMFRFEDALDHSNDTIWSQESGKLHVLFDLPFTIGSDHAEGLTLMPCLNYENGLMVVYDSPARDRRASKKSVFADIFRLPDD
- a CDS encoding MBL fold metallo-hydrolase — translated: MSLVLEQIKSPGLAQLSYIVGDDAAGVAAVIDPRRDIEVYLHRARQLGLRLTHAIETHIHADFVSGARELQASLDIPVLGGRSDDYQFDYQPLTSGDTITLGNITLEALHTPGHTPEHISLLLSDTKQGEQPFAIFTGDFVFNLDVGRPDLLGEDTKKPLARQLYASLFEQLIPLGDRLEIYPCHGAGSACGKSIGDRTQSTIGNERLFNPAFQDRSPDEFVEWLLSDMPEPPRHYVRLKQVNAAGAPLQGCLQTPQSLSVEAFQRQMDAADTLVIDTRSLLAFGGGHLPGAINIGLGSAFPSWVGWMIDPDQSLLLITEGPDALRQVSEHLFRIGYDNILGYLHGGMTSWQTAGLPLQRITQMPVQELHEHLEQDDFTILDVRSDQEYLSGAVPGARHIYLPHLAENLSHLDPTQTVATYCGSGYRASIAASLLQRHGFASVINIPGSWSAWKSSNFPVEQPAVAS
- the gvpU gene encoding gas vesicle accessory protein GvpU, with amino-acid sequence MASSAVSESMKSRAARAPLESDRLLQALALVPEKTSIELGITLNLDGLLVTGFVISQEAYFEQLTQGIRETKADDEMKSLLEDFLTELKEPIIKSTAEKATFPRFIHLRDAKLYPSEGKGMPSLGSTLWRGDIDSVSGFCLGEMYSSPKQITA
- a CDS encoding universal stress protein; the encoded protein is MSFNQILLALDRTPRADDVFAAGLDIAKKYNAQLMVLHCIARQNDAVAGSGIGSSGVAYPWPSTMVPTTSAPITAPAADVVAQEELQIAQDWLGQFQRKAEAADIRHVSTDVQVGQAGDRICEAAKNIEADLIVVGRHDRSGIEEFLLGSVSNHVVHNAPSAVLLIPQ
- a CDS encoding FAD-dependent oxidoreductase; its protein translation is MSQSASLKEHQSFWIASTLQSSYPPIVEDLSVDVAIVGAGLAGITTAMLLKQAGKTVAVLEADRVAEGVSGHTTAKLTSLHQLKYASLMNSLGREQASAYGASNQAAIEQVAALVRDEHIDCDFEPQDAYTFATDAEMLEQVEAEAEAAFDLGLPATYVTETPLPFAVRGAVKFSHQAQFHPRKYILCLADKIHGDGSYVFEHSRVRNVDGEDPCRVQTESGATVTATDVIVTTNLPILDQGLYFAKTFPKRSYLIGARIDPAIAPDGMFIGTGETYRSIRTTPTDDGGTLLLIGGEGHKVGEADDTEERFERLAADAKSLFGIESVDYYWSSQDFVSFDGLPYIGPLTPLNQHTFVATGFSLWGMSNSNVAAMILADRVLGRDNPWAKLYESTRPTPFVSQASIKNNLDVGTRWFGDRFKGLFDSPEKVKPGEGRLVTAGGKKVAAHRDEHGKLHQVSAVCPHLGCIVDWNAAERSWDCPCHGSRFDPDGKILHGPAVNCLEAKPTPAATR